CATCAAGATGTTAGTTTTTTTCAAGCCTCAAAAGGATTGTTAGGGAGTTTAAGTAACAATATGAAGCATTTTTTAGTAGAGGTAAAGTATGCGTTTTTACGTTTTTTCTATTTGATAAAGTTTATAATGAATAAACCGAAGCAATTTTAAGAATGGTAAAAAGAATAAAAAATAATAATTTTGATTTTTTGCGTTTTTTGTTTGCAATTTTTGTTGTTATTTCACATGCTTATGCCTTATCTGGAGGTGCCGAAGAAAACACAGGGATTAATAAATTATCCAATGGGCAATTATCTTTTTCTCAAATAGGATTAAGTGGTTTTTTTATTATTAGTGGGTATTTTATTTTTCAAAGTTTACAAAGAAGTAAAAGCCTTTTAATATATTATAAAAAGCGATTTTTAAGAATTTTTCCGGCACTTGTTGTCGTTTTATGTCTTTCATTAATTTTAGTAGCATTTGTCTATACTGGTGAGGTTTCTTTTTTTAAAAATAAAGAAGTATATACCTATATACCTTATAATGTAAGTTTATATGGATTTCAATCGAGTATACAAGGTGTTTTTGATACCAATACATACCGTTCCATAAATGGTTCGCTTTGGTCTATTAGATATGAGTTTAGCTTGTACATTGCTCTGTCTTTTCTTTTTTTTATTAGAAACAAAAAGTGGATTATTTCGTATGTATTAAGCTTAACTTTTTTCGTTTTTTACATACTATATAATTTTTATCTACCTAAGTTTGCAGGTGCTAGTTTTATGAATTTATTAGGGTTACATATACTCAATTTAGGAACTTTCTTCATAGCAGGTAGTGTGTTAGCCTCCTTGCAATTAGAAACTTTTAAAAATAAAAAGACATTATTGTTTGTTGCTGTAAGTATCTTTCTTTGTTCGCCTTATTTTAATTATTATGATTTAGTAAATTATATAGTTTTGCCTTTTTTAATATTATTAATAGGGTTTGTTCCTTTTATAGGATTGAAAGACTTTTTTAAATTAGGAGATGCCTCCTATGGTATTTATATTTATAGTTTTCCTATCCAGCAAACCTTGATGTGGTTTTTTAAAATGAATACTTATACATTAATGCTATATTCCATTTTTTTATCAATTGGGTTTGGTTTTTTATCTTGGCATTTAATTGAAAAACAGGCATTGAAATTAAAACAAAACGTTTAAAATAAGTTGATGAGCCAATTAGTATCCATAATAGTACCATGTTACAATCAAGCGCTGTATTTGGATGATGCATTGCAGTCAGTGATGAATCAAAGTTATCAAGAATGGGAATGTATTATTGTTGATGATGGTAGTCCTGATAATACAGAACAAATAGCTAAAGAATGGTTGGCAAAAGACATTCGTTTTAAATATATTAATAAAAAAAACGGAGGGATATGTAGTGCACGTAATTTAGGAATTACTGAAGCAGATGGAGAATTTATATTGCCTTTAGATGCCGATGATAAAATTGGTAGTGATTATTTGAAATTAACTATTAATGAATTTCTAAAAGACCCAACCCTTAAAGTAGTGTATACTAAGGCAGAAAAATTTGGTTCTGAATCTGGAGTTTGGAATTTACCCGTATTTGATATTTCTAAATTAGGTTTATATAACATGATTTTTTGCTCAGCGCTTTATAGAAAAACGGAATGGGAACGTGTAGGAGGTTATGATCTAAATATGGTATTAGGTCTTGAAGATTGGGAATTTTGGATTGCAGTATTAAAAAATGGAGGCCATGTATCTCAATTAGATTACGTAGGTTTTTATTATAGAATAAAAGAAAAATCAAGACATACAAATTTGGATGTTTCAGACAAAAAGGAGTTGTATAACTATTTAAGCATTAAACATGCTGATTTTTATGTAAAGCACCAGGGCTCATTCATTACTTTAAATTCTGAAATAGAGGCGCTAAAAAAAATGAAACTATTAAAAGGTAGAAAAAAGGTATTAAACTTATTTTGTAAAACCTTTTTTGGTTTTTATATTTTTAAACATAATTAGAAATTTTAAATGGTAGATAGCACCGTTAGTATTTTCATGCTTACCTATAATCAAGAACAATTTATAGCTCAAACTATAGAAAGTGTTTTGATGCAAAAAACAGATTTTGATTATCAATTAGTTATAGGAGAGGATTGCAGTACTGATACCACGCGAACCATATGTGAAAAGTATGCTTTAGCACATCCGACAAAAATAAAATTATTACCTCCTTTAGAAAAAAATATAGGGCTCATAGCTAACTACATGCGAACCATTAAGGCTTGTGATGGTAAGTATATAGCCATTTGTGATGGAGACGATTATTGGATAGACGCATATAAACTGCAAAAACAAGTCGTTTTTTTAGAGAACAACACCAATTTTTCGATCGTTTACACTAGAGTTAGAAAGCTTTTTCCTAATGGTGAATTTAAAGAATCAACTGCGAATCTGAAGAAGACAACATTTAGTTTTGATGATTTGATTTTTGATAATTTTATACCATCAGTTTCGGTCCTTTTTAAGAATATTCAAGACCATCAAAATCAACTTCCCAATTGGATTTTAAAATTTCCATATGGCGATTGGCCGACCTATTTATGGACTTTAAAAGATGGCGGTAGGATTCATTTTTTGGATGATGTTACGGCAGTATATAGAATGGATATTGGTGTCTCTTTTAAAATTAGAAAAGTAGCCAGCGCGATTGTTAAAACAAATTTGGGAATAACGCATGAAATCCTAAACGATTTTAATTTTAAACATAAACAACCTGTTGTTCAAAAAGCTTTAGTCAATAAAAAAATAAGCTTAATGGTTAGATATAATAGAGAAAGAAATTATTTAGGCGCTTTTAAATTGTATTTTTATAACCTAAAATACGATTTACAACATTATCCAATTACAAAAATGTATTTGTATTCTTTATATAAAAGTTTTTAATGATTACCTTAGTTTTAACCAATCGCAACCGCGACTTAAGAATTGTGGAAAAATGTTTGCAATCATTGCACGAGCAAACATGTGTGGATTTTGAGTTGTTTTTAGTCGACTATGGTTCTAATAAAGGCTATAAATCGCAATTGGAAACACTATTAAAACTCTATCCTAAAATTCAATACATAGATTGTCCAGTTGAAGGACAATTGTGGCATAAATGTCGTGCTATTAATATCGCTTTGCAACAAACCAATACCCCTTACTTTTTGGTAGGTGATATTGATTTGATTTTTGCACCTACTTTTATAGAAAATGCAATAAGACTAGCAAAGCCTAATGAAGTACATTATTTTCAATATGGTTTTCTATCTCAAGAAGAATCATTAGCTAATAAAAATTTTGGTTCTTATGAATTGGCTTTTAGAGGTAGCGAAGAAGTTACAGGAACAACTTTATTTCCTACAACCGCATTGAAAGTGCTACATGGATATGATGAGTTTTACCATGGTTGGGGCGCTGAAGATACAGATGTTCATATTAGAATGAAAAATGCAGGAAACGCCATATTCTTCTATGATAAGGCCGTTTTAGTAAAACATCAATGGCATCCAAAAGTATATAGAAGTAAGTTTAGTAAGCATCCATTTCACTCTAAATTAGAGCGTATAAACCATTCCTATATGTTGCTTTCTTATAGGGCTCAAAGAACCATTGTAAATCAAAATATTGATTGGGGATCTCCTACACTTAAAGAGGACTATGAAAAATTGACAAGCATTTATCGTTATATTCATATAAAATGTACATTAATAGAAGTGAATGCCCTATTAGCTCAAATGGCTAATTTTAATAATGAAGTCATTTTAATTGAAATAACACCTTTATCTCTTTCAGATAAGGTTAAAAACATACTAAAACACCTATTTGGACGAAAACACCAATTGTTGTATAATATGGAAGTAGTCAATAATTTATTATTAGAGGCTATTATCAAACAGTTTCGTAATAATCCTTATTCACATACTTTTAATCGAAGTCAAAAAAGTATACAGCTTAAAATGTATTTTAAATAATGAAAATTCTTATGGTTTCTATTCCATCACTCCATTTTTTTAGATGGACGAGCCAACTTCAAGATGCAGGTCATGAAGTATATTGGTTCGATATTACAGGAATGAGTAAGCCTGTAGAAAGAATAGGTTGGGTGATTCAAAAAACCGATTGGAAACTCCGTTGGAGTTATCCAGGTCGGGTATTTTTGAAAAAGAATTTTCCTCAAATTTATAATAGAATTCAAAAAATCAATAAACGGAATACAGAAAAAGTATTTGAAGAATATCTTAACAAAATCAAACCAGATGTAGTGCATAGTTTTGCGTTGTATTTATCATGTTCACCCATTATTGGGGTTATGGAAAAATATCCAACTCAAAAATGGATTTACTCTTCTTGGGGCAGTGATTTGTATTATTTTCAAAATGATTCAAATTATTTAAGAGACATTAAACGTGTTTTACCAAGAATTAACTATTTATTTACAGATTGTAAACGAGATTATGGTATAGCTCAACGATATGGTTTTAATGGTGCTTTTTTTGGTGTTTTTCCTGGAGGAGGAGGTTTTGATATAGAAAGAATGACCAATTATAAAATTCCTAATAACAAACGAAAAATTATTTTGATTAAAGGGTTCCAAGGACGTTCTGGTCGTGTAATTCCGGTTTTAAACGCTATTAAGCAATTACAAGAGCAGCTTTATAATTTTGAAATTGTTGTTTTTGGAGCAGATGATGAAGTATTTGCTTTTATAGCTGATTCAGAATTACAAAGTTGGGAGAATTTCAAAGTTTTGGGTAAAATAGTTCGTGAGGAATTAATACAATTGATGGGGAAATCACGACTATATATAGGAAACAGCAACTCAGACGGTATTCCTAATACTTTGCTAGAATCTATTTGTATGGATGTGTTTCCGATACAATCTAATCCTGGAGGAGCAACAGCTGAAATAATTAAAAATGGAGTAAATGGGTTTTTGATTGAAAATTGTGAAAATGTTGAAGAAATTAAAGGAACAATTACATTGTTTTTTAAAAATAAGTATTTAATAGAGAGTGCAATAAATCATAATTTTATTCATATAATCCCGAGTTTAGGGTGTCAATATCTTAAACACGAGGTGTTAACGAAATATGATAATATCTAAAGTAATTTAAAAGGATTAATAAAAATGAGTTCTTCAAATACAATACGGCTTTTTTGGTGGAATGAAAAAGTAATACAAGGTAAAACGAAAGAGAATTATGGGGATTTATTAGGGAAATATTTGGTAGAACAAATTTCGAGTAAAAAAGTCGTTTTTGCATGGCCAAAAAAATGGTCGTTTCTAGATTTTTTTCAACCAATTTATGTTACCATAGGTAGTATTTTAACACATGTGAATCATAAATGTGTGGTTTGGGGTAGTGGTATTATTAGTCAAGAATATGTAATTAAAAATGCCCGATTTTTAGCAGTGCGTGGACCACAAACAAGAAATTTTTTATTGAATTCAGGATATCAAGTTCCCGAAATATATGGAGACCCCGCATTGTTATTACCTCGATTTTTTGCTCCAAAAGTGGACAAGAAATATAAGTACGGTATCGTTCCCCATTATAATGATTGGAAAAAGGTTAGAGATTGGTTTAGTGATAATAGTGAAATTCTAGTTATAGACATGATGACTACTAATATAGAATCAAAAACCATAGAATTTTTGCAATGTAAAAAAATCATTTCGTCTTCATTACACGGAATTATCATAGCACATGCTTATGGAATACCTGCAGTTTGGCAAAAATTTTCAGATAAAGTTTTTGGCGATGATATAAAGTATCAAGATTATTTTGAGTCGATACAAATGGAATATTATATTCCTACTATTCGGGATAATTGCTATTCAATAGATGAACTAGAAGATTTGTTTATTTTTCATCCAAGTTTGCCAAGTACCTATGTATTAGAAAATCTCAGAAACGGTTTAATGGATGTTTGCCCATTTAAAAAAATCTAAAAAATATAAATCATTATATTTGATTTTGATTTAAAAAGATATGAAGAAAATAGGTTTTATACCCCTTAGAAAAAATTCCAAAGGAATTCCAAATAAAAACAAACGAAAAATGGTGGGAAGACCATTGTTTACATGGGTTTTAGGTGAAGCTATTTTTTCTGATTTAGACATGGTTTATGTGTATACCGATGATGAAGAAATTATCGATTTTATAAATAAAGAATACCATTGGACCTCCAAAGTGAAGGTAGTTTTGCGAAGCGATGAAAGCGCTACAGATACAGCTTCTACAGAGTTTGCTATGTTGGAATTCGCTGAAAATATAAATTATGATTTTGATGTGTTTTGTTTACTTCAAGCGACATCGCCATTCACTAAAAGAGAAGATATTAATGCCTGTTTAGATAAATTAAATGATGGTTATGATTCTTCTTTAACAGTAGTAAATACCCATCGTTTTTTATGGAACGAAAACGGAACTGCCATTAATTACGATCCACATAAAAGACCACGCCGACAAGATTTTGATGGTTTGTTGGTTGAAAATGGAGCTGTTTATACAACCACTAAAGAGTCTTTACAGAAACATAAAAACAGGTTGGGAGAAAAAGTAGCAGTGGTTAAAATGGCAGAGAACACTTTATTCGAAATAGATTCTGAGAACGATTGGATCGCTGTTGAAACCTTACTCATTGAACGCCAAAAACGAGCTAAAGAGTCTAAAAAAATCACTCATATTGTTTTAGATGTTGATGGCGTTTTTACCGATGGAACTATAACATATACCAAAGATGGTGAACATACCAAAAGCTTCGATATGCGTGATGGCATGGGACTTGAAATATTACGACAGTTTAATATTGAGGTTATGGTCATGACATCGGAGCAGTCTGAATTGGTTGCTAAGCGCATGCAGAAATTAAAAATTAATTATGTGTTTTTAGGTGTGAAAGATAAATTCAGCCTACTACAACATGTTTTAAAAGAACAAAATATATCACTTAATAATGTTGCTTATTTAGGCGATGATGTGAACGATTTAACTAATATTTGTAGTGTGGGCTGGTCGTTAACTCCTAATAATGCTACCGATGTTGTGAAACGGCACGCAGACATAGTGCTTTCTAAAAATTCGGGAGCTGGTGCCATTCGAGAAGCATGCCAGTTCATTTTTAATTATAATAAACGATTTTAATTGCCTCAATAAATTTATGAACACTTATAAAAAACCCTACATCATTGCCGAAATTGGTTGTAATCATAAAGGCGACATGGAAATTGCAAAAGACCTGATTAAAGTGGCGAAAATATTTTGTAATGCCGATGCTGTAAAGTTTCAAAAACGAAATAATAAAGAATTATTAACAGAAGAGCAATACAACCAACCACATCCAAATCCAGCTAATTCGTATGGAGATACCTACGGGGCGCATCGAGAGTATTTAGAGTTTGATGTGCAGCAGCATAAAGAGTTGAAATCTTATTGCGAAGAAATTGGTATTACTTACTCTACATCGGTTTGGGATCTAACATCTGCAAAAGAAATAACTTCCTTACAACCTGAGTTTATTAAAATACCCTCAGCATGTAATAATAATATGAAAATGTTGGAATGGTTATGTGAAAATTACCAAGGCGAACTTCATATTTCAACAGGTATGACTACTAAAAATGAAATAGAAGATTTGGTGGAATTTTTCAAAAAATTCAACAGAAATAAAGACTTAGTGCTTTACAACTGTACATCGGGGTACCCAGTGCCGTTTGAAGATGTTTGCCTTTTAGATATAAATATATTGATTGAAAAATATAAAAATGAGGTAAAACATATTGGTTTTTCAGGACATCATTTAGGTATAGCTGTAGATGTGGCTGCTTATACCTTAGGTGCAAATATTATAGAGCGGCATTATACTATTGATAGAACGTGGAAAGGAACAGACCATGCCGCATCCTTAGAACCTATGGGTTTGCGTAAGTTATCCAGAGATTTAAATGCGGTTTATAAAGCGCTTAGATACAAATCACAAGATATTTTGCCCATAGAGCAAATGCAACGAGACAAATTAAAAAATAAAAAAGGGTAAATTTATTTAGTAATGAAAAAAAAAATATTCGTTTTTTTTCCTGATGGTGTAGGTTTAAGAAACTTTGCATTTACAGATTTTAAACAGATAGGTGAAAACATGGGTTATGATATCCATTACTGGAACAACACTGTTTTTTCATTAAAAGATAATTTGGGTTTTGAAGAGGTTAGAATTGAAAATCATCAAATTCATTCATTAACACCTTTGTATTCTAGAGCTAGAAAACGAATTGAGCTAAACGTATCTGAAAAGAAGTTTAATGATAAAGTATATCCTACCTACAAATTTCCATTTAATAATAACGGATTAAAAAATAAACTTAAAAGTATATATACCAAACTTTTAATAGGTTTATATAATTCTGAAAAGGGCATTGAACGTATTCGTAAAAAGATAAATGATTTAGAGCGTTCAACATCTAAATACGCCTATTGTAAAGCACAATTACTAGAACATAAACCAGATTTAGTGTTTTGCACCACACAGCGTTCTACACAATCTATTAGCGCTTTGTTGGCAGCACAAGATTTAGGAATTCAAACAGTAGCATTTGTATATTCTTGGGATAACGTACCTAAAGCGATGCAGGTGGTAGAAACCGATTATTATTTTGTGTGGAGTGATTTAATGAAAGCACAAGTTTTACAATATTACCCATTTGTTAAAGAGGAACAAGTTTTTGTTACAGGAACTCCGCAATTTGAACCACATTTTGATTTGAACTTAAAAGAAACAAGAAATGATTTTTTTAAGCAGTATAATCTAGATATTAATAAAAAATATATTTGCTATTCTGGTGATGATGAAACCACCTCGCCGTTAGACCAATATTATTTAGAAGATTTGGCATATGCAGTACGTAACTTAAACTCCAAAGGCTATAATCTAGGTATTATTTACAGAAAATGCCCCGTAGATTTCACCAATAGATATGATGCTATTATTGAGTCTAATAAAGATGTTATTGAAGTGTTGGACCCTATATGGAAACAAGTTGGTACCATGTGGAATGAAGTATTGCCTGCTAAAGAAGATTTTAAAATGTTGTACAATGTGTGTGCACATAGTGAATTTGTTACCAATGTGTGTTCATCTACCGTATTCGATTTTGTAACTCATAATAAACCCTGTATTTATTACAATTATGAACAACCTCAATTAAAAAAAGGCATTCGAGATATTGGTCAGAATTACAAATACGTTCATTTTAGAAGTATGCCAAGTGAAAATGCTGCTGTTTTTTGCACTAATAAAAATGATTTGGAAGAATTGGTACAACAAATCCTAGATGACAAATTATCAAATGTAGAAGAAGGTTTAAAATGGTTTGAAATTGTAGCTGGTGAAACACCAACAAAAGCTTCGGAGCATATTTGGAAAGCTATTAAAAATATATTGGCATGAAAATAGGCTTCATCACTTCAGAATATCCTCATCCTAAAGTATCACATGCAGCGGGTATTGGAACAAGTATCAAAAACTTAGCCATTGCTTTAGTAGAAAAAGGAATCAAGGTTATTGTGTTTGTATACCATCAAGAGGAAGATACTGTTGTTTTTGATGAAGGGGTTACCATTCATTTAATTGCAAAAAAAAGATATAAACTACTTACTTGGTATCATTACAGAAAACAGTTAAATTGGTACATTAGTAACGTAGTAAAAGAAGAAGGTATTGATTTATTGGAAGCTCCAGATTGGACGGGTATTACCGCTTTTATGCATTTTAAAGTTCCTATAGTAATACGATTTCATGGTAGTGACGCTTATTTTTGTAAATTAGATAAACGTAAACAAAAGTTTAAAAATTTTTTGTTTGAAAAATTAGCTTTAAAAAACGCTTCAGCTTATATCGCTCCCACCACTTTTGCAGGTATCGAAACCCAAAAAATTTTCAGTTTAAATAAAAAGAAAATTAAAACCATTCACTATGGATTGGAATTAAAAAAATTTGAAAATGAAACACCTGCTATTTATAACAGAAATACCATTCTGTATATTGGAACTATTATCAGAAAAAAAGGGGTTTTAGAATTAGCTAAAATATTTAATAAAGTAGTTGAACAAAATATAGATGCGCAATTAATACTAATAGGAAATGATGCGCCCGATTTAAAGACAGGAACACTATCAACCTACGCATTGGTAGAAAGTCTATTTTCAAATAAAGCTAAAAAGAATGTCAGTTATTTAGGAAAAGTACCTTATTCTGAAGTGAAAAATCATATTAAAAATGCGCATGTATGTGTATTTCCTAGTTTTGCCGAAACTTTAGGGATGGTAACCATTGAAAGTATGGCGCTGCAAAAACCAGTGGTTAATACGAGTATAGGTTGGGCGCAAGAATTAATTGATGATGGTGAAAATGGTTATTTGGTGCTTCCTTCTGACATCGATTTGTACGCACAACGTATTTTAACCTTATTAAACGATGAAGCATTATGCATTAGCATAGGTAAAGCAGCAAGAAGAAAGGTTGAAACTACTTTTGATATTGAGGTTTTAGCGGACAAAAATTTAGACTATTATAGGTCCTTATTGAAATGATAATACTAGTACATAATAATAACAAACCAGTAACGATTTTTGATGCAAGTAGTGAATTTGCTATTGATTTTGATGCGGAAAAAGAATTAGGTAGTATATTATATGAATTAGCTAAAGTCTACCCCAAAGAACTTTTAATTTGGGTACATCAAGATTATAAAGAACAAATAGATTTTGATGCGATAAACAATATTTTTCACCATAAACTAATTATGGCTTCCTTTACTGTTTCAGGCAAATATGTAATTCCAGAACAAATAGGGTATGTAGAACAAAAGCCATACACAAACGTATCTAAACACGTTTATTTCCCAACATGGCTCATGAGTAGCGATATTGGAGGTATTTATGCAGAAACATTCAATAATATCAAATTACAACATCTTGATGAAAAGGATTTTAATTTATTATTATGCTCGTTAGCAAAGCAAGCAATGCCGAAGGGATTGTTTTGTTACTCTAATCCTAATTTGCTTAAAAAATCAGGTAAATTGAAAGTAAAGGAGGTACAAGTCTCCACCTTTCAATTATTTAAATTTGTAAAGCAGCATTACAAAGCTATTTGGATAGTAAACTTATTGTTGTGTTTTTTATTTTTTGAAAAGAAACTTCATTTGATGTCATTCCTCCGAAGTTTGTTTTTTAAAAAATTACATGCTGAAGTTGATTTCAGTAAAATTAACGTGTTATCAACAAAAAATAAAAAAATAGAAAAAGAAGTAGATGTTATTATTCCAACTTTAGGAAGAAAAGAATGTTTATATGATGTTCTAAAAGATTTATCAAATCAAACATGGCTTCCTGAAAATGTGATTATAGTGGAGCAAAATTCCATAGAAAACTCAGTTTCAGAATTAGATTATTTGAATAACGAAACTTGGCCATTTATTATTAAGCATTACTTTATAAATCAAACAGGAGCATGCAATGCGCGCAATCTTGCACTATCTCATGTTACAAGCGAGTGGGTGTTTTTGGCCGATGACGACATAAGATTCGATAGTAAACTAATTGAAAAAACATTTCAAAACATTAAAAAATATAGAACAGGAGCATTTGTTTTTTTATGTTTACAACCAGGTGAAACACAAACATATTTCATTACTGCTCAAACAGATATTTTTGGGTCTGGGACAAGCTTTGTAAAATCG
The genomic region above belongs to Mariniflexile litorale and contains:
- a CDS encoding glycosyltransferase family A protein; protein product: MIILVHNNNKPVTIFDASSEFAIDFDAEKELGSILYELAKVYPKELLIWVHQDYKEQIDFDAINNIFHHKLIMASFTVSGKYVIPEQIGYVEQKPYTNVSKHVYFPTWLMSSDIGGIYAETFNNIKLQHLDEKDFNLLLCSLAKQAMPKGLFCYSNPNLLKKSGKLKVKEVQVSTFQLFKFVKQHYKAIWIVNLLLCFLFFEKKLHLMSFLRSLFFKKLHAEVDFSKINVLSTKNKKIEKEVDVIIPTLGRKECLYDVLKDLSNQTWLPENVIIVEQNSIENSVSELDYLNNETWPFIIKHYFINQTGACNARNLALSHVTSEWVFLADDDIRFDSKLIEKTFQNIKKYRTGAFVFLCLQPGETQTYFITAQTDIFGSGTSFVKSSLLEKVNFDTAFEYGYGEDSDFGMQIRKTGNDVVFFPDIKITHLKAPMGGFRTKTKQLWEDDKVQPKPSPTIMLFVKKHYNEYQIKGYKYNVFVKFYRKQPIINPFKYLETMQDQWQKSMYWSEQLKVK